Below is a genomic region from Planktothrix serta PCC 8927.
TACATAGCTGGATTAGCAAAAAACAGGAAAGTTGTTTGTCAACAGCAACATGAGGGAGAAAAAGTTAACATTAGATTAGATGAATTGGCTAAAAACCTTAATCCAGAGGCATTTGCGGATATTCAGTTAGAACTTGAAGTTCCAAAAACTGTCTGGGTAGCAACAGTTGAGGTAGAAATATCAGGCGAATCGGAAACTAGAATAATAGCTATCGTCATGAATGCTCCTAGTGTAGAAGAAGCGACTGAAGTTAACTATCTGATTACTAATGTTAGCTCTGAAAAAGCGACGGGTGAATGGATAGTTAAAACTTACTCCCAAAGAAATTGGGTAGAAGTATTTTATCGGGAAGCCAAGGGGTGGTTAGGTTTAAGGGAATATCAGA
It encodes:
- a CDS encoding transposase: YIAGLAKNRKVVCQQQHEGEKVNIRLDELAKNLNPEAFADIQLELEVPKTVWVATVEVEISGESETRIIAIVMNAPSVEEATEVNYLITNVSSEKATGEWIVKTYSQRNWVEVFYREAKGWLGLREYQTRSLKSLHRHLILVFCAYSFIIWQQLTGGLRRRWANKPLNTFTDALSAFRTAISYRFVAWLQENHDVFALHLSNLGLVWA